In one window of Nitrospira sp. DNA:
- the pseB gene encoding UDP-N-acetylglucosamine 4,6-dehydratase (inverting), with protein sequence MLTGASILITGGTGSFGHTFVPMTLAKFNPSRLVILSRDEMKQWEMAKLFQHDRRVRFFIGDVRDKDRLHRAFSGVDYVVHAAATKIVPTAEYNPFECIKTNIDGAMNVIDACINQKVKGVIALSTDKASSPANLYGASKLASDKLFVASNAYSGMQSTRFAVVRYGNVMGSRGSVIPFFMSLAETGRLPITDVRMTRFMISLEQAVELVWHAFEDMVGGEIYVRKIPSMTITDIAKAVAPEAKFDIIGIRPGEKLHEQMISSEDSFSTYEYSSYYKILPALNAWCDDPRRIKDGRKVPEGFMYTSDTNPEWMPVSSLQAWIREYQQKPGLP encoded by the coding sequence ATGTTAACAGGGGCATCTATTCTCATTACCGGTGGCACAGGATCATTCGGCCATACCTTCGTTCCCATGACTTTGGCCAAGTTTAACCCTTCCCGTCTTGTGATCTTGTCCCGCGACGAGATGAAGCAATGGGAAATGGCCAAGTTGTTTCAGCATGATCGAAGAGTGCGCTTCTTTATCGGTGACGTTCGAGACAAAGATCGCCTGCATCGTGCCTTCAGCGGGGTCGACTACGTTGTGCACGCCGCTGCGACGAAAATTGTTCCGACGGCCGAGTACAATCCGTTTGAATGCATCAAGACCAACATCGATGGCGCAATGAATGTGATCGATGCTTGCATCAATCAGAAAGTCAAAGGCGTCATTGCGCTTTCCACCGACAAGGCCAGCAGCCCGGCGAATTTGTACGGAGCGTCCAAGCTGGCATCGGATAAATTATTCGTTGCCAGCAATGCCTATTCTGGTATGCAGAGCACACGCTTTGCCGTGGTCAGGTATGGAAACGTGATGGGCTCGCGCGGATCGGTCATCCCGTTTTTCATGTCGCTCGCTGAAACTGGGAGGTTGCCGATCACCGATGTTCGGATGACGCGGTTCATGATCTCACTCGAGCAGGCCGTCGAGTTGGTTTGGCATGCGTTCGAGGATATGGTGGGAGGGGAAATTTATGTCAGGAAAATCCCTTCCATGACGATTACGGACATTGCAAAGGCAGTTGCACCGGAGGCGAAGTTCGACATCATCGGTATCCGCCCTGGAGAGAAGCTGCACGAGCAGATGATCAGTTCTGAGGATTCATTTTCCACATATGAATACTCGAGCTATTACAAAATCTTGCCTGCGCTGAATGCCTGGTGCGATGATCCCAGGCGCATCAAAGATGGTCGAAAGGTGCCGGAAGGGTTCATGTACACCTCCGACACAAATCCAGAATGGATGCCCGTCTCCTCCCTGCAGGCCTGGATTAGGGAATATCAACAGAAGCCGGGGTTGCCCTAG
- a CDS encoding SDR family oxidoreductase — protein sequence MKKPRLLLTGGSGLLALNWACAMRNRWEVVLGMHQHTVQLAGTNACSLNLQDPTQLGRQLDSLSPDLVVHTAGLTSVDRCEESRDLARQANAVIARNIGEATEKKSLALVHISTDHLFAGERSCYSEQEPVQPINEYGRSKALAEEWVQAAYPKSLILRTNFFGWGHRYRQSFSDWLIYNLRAGKPLTLFDDVYFTPILADRLALAAHELVEKGASGIFNVVGATRLSKYEFGLRVSDHFSLPTNLIDRGQLSLATLLAPRPRDMSLDSSKLQQVLGHGLGTIHEYLRELQAQEEEGRRSEILESIDG from the coding sequence ATGAAGAAGCCAAGATTATTGTTGACAGGAGGTAGTGGTCTGCTTGCGCTCAACTGGGCTTGTGCGATGCGCAATCGATGGGAAGTGGTCCTCGGGATGCATCAGCATACCGTTCAGCTCGCAGGAACGAACGCTTGTAGCCTCAACCTTCAGGATCCTACGCAGCTAGGGCGCCAACTTGATTCCCTTTCTCCGGATCTTGTGGTGCACACTGCCGGGTTGACGAGTGTTGATCGCTGTGAAGAGAGCCGTGATTTGGCCAGGCAGGCGAATGCCGTTATCGCACGCAATATTGGCGAGGCAACCGAAAAGAAGAGCCTAGCGTTGGTTCATATTTCCACAGATCACTTGTTCGCCGGGGAGAGATCCTGCTACTCCGAGCAAGAACCAGTGCAGCCGATCAACGAATATGGCCGATCAAAGGCGCTGGCAGAGGAGTGGGTCCAAGCCGCATATCCGAAGAGTCTGATCTTGCGAACTAACTTTTTTGGCTGGGGGCATCGGTATCGGCAGTCGTTCAGCGATTGGTTGATTTATAACCTTCGCGCCGGCAAACCGCTCACTCTCTTTGATGATGTCTATTTCACCCCTATTTTGGCTGATCGATTGGCATTGGCCGCGCATGAGTTAGTCGAGAAGGGCGCCTCGGGCATCTTCAATGTGGTCGGAGCAACTCGGCTTTCGAAGTACGAGTTTGGACTGAGGGTGTCGGATCATTTCAGCCTGCCGACCAATTTGATCGATCGCGGACAACTTTCCCTCGCTACGTTGTTGGCCCCGCGTCCTCGGGATATGTCTCTGGATAGCAGTAAGTTGCAACAGGTGCTCGGACATGGGCTAGGGACGATTCACGAGTATCTACGGGAGCTGCAGGCACAGGAAGAAGAGGGGCGTCGCTCGGAGATCCTTGAATCAATTGACGGATAG
- a CDS encoding UpxY family transcription antiterminator → MSESAPKSQWYALRTRSRHEKLVRDQLEKQGIEPLLPTVKRLSQWKDRKKEIEVPLFSGYCFVRFSQHNKLPVQKVAGVVEVVGSGNRPEPIPDEEIEALKTLMTSVLPYDPHPYLHEGMMVEVVRGPLKGVHGMLLRKEKRHRLVIGVRLIQQAVGVEIDVQDVVPA, encoded by the coding sequence GTGTCTGAGTCGGCGCCGAAATCCCAGTGGTACGCACTTCGTACCAGGTCGCGCCATGAAAAGCTGGTGCGAGATCAGTTGGAGAAACAAGGGATTGAGCCGTTGCTACCGACAGTGAAACGACTTAGTCAGTGGAAGGATCGCAAGAAGGAGATCGAAGTTCCGCTGTTTTCAGGCTATTGCTTCGTGCGGTTTTCGCAGCACAATAAGCTTCCTGTGCAAAAGGTTGCGGGCGTGGTCGAAGTTGTGGGAAGCGGAAACCGTCCCGAGCCGATTCCAGATGAAGAGATTGAAGCATTGAAGACTCTCATGACCAGTGTCCTGCCATATGATCCCCATCCATATCTCCATGAAGGCATGATGGTGGAGGTGGTGCGAGGGCCACTCAAGGGTGTGCATGGAATGTTGCTCAGGAAAGAGAAGCGGCATCGGTTGGTGATTGGTGTTCGCTTGATTCAGCAGGCGGTAGGGGTGGAGATCGATGTGCAAGACGTGGTGCCGGCGTAA
- a CDS encoding winged helix-turn-helix transcriptional regulator, protein MNLQGQRDLILLTELERDGAITQRSLAIKLGVALGLTNLYLKRLARKGYVKVTTIPSHRIRYLLTPQGFAEKSRLTYLYMQYSLSHYRDMRARLRDVLSRVTVVGGRRIVIFGTSEFAEMAYLSLREMDMELVGFVSDETAGTFLSYPVSHPSVLKEWEFDAVVLADLDRSHEHGEMLVQYQVPNGKVLALGPTA, encoded by the coding sequence ATGAATCTTCAGGGACAACGAGACCTCATTTTGCTCACGGAGTTAGAGCGGGACGGTGCGATTACGCAACGGTCCCTCGCTATTAAATTAGGTGTGGCACTTGGTCTCACGAATCTGTATCTCAAGCGGCTTGCGAGAAAGGGATACGTCAAAGTCACGACCATCCCATCTCACCGGATTCGTTATCTGCTGACGCCTCAAGGATTTGCCGAGAAGTCCCGGCTTACCTACCTCTACATGCAGTACTCCCTGTCGCACTATCGGGATATGCGCGCCCGGCTGCGCGATGTTCTGTCGCGGGTCACTGTGGTGGGAGGTCGGCGGATTGTGATCTTTGGGACCAGCGAATTTGCCGAAATGGCCTACCTCTCGTTGCGGGAGATGGACATGGAGTTAGTAGGGTTTGTCAGCGACGAGACAGCTGGGACGTTTCTCTCGTATCCCGTCTCGCATCCGAGTGTCTTGAAAGAGTGGGAGTTTGATGCCGTGGTGCTCGCCGATCTCGATCGGTCGCATGAACACGGAGAAATGCTGGTGCAGTACCAGGTTCCGAATGGCAAGGTGCTCGCGCTCGGCCCCACGGCCTGA
- a CDS encoding glycosyltransferase family 9 protein — protein sequence MNVLIVRPDGIGDLVLSLPVATQLRQLIPGVRIGVLANPVAAPILEHHSDIDYVRTVSLQASIPDMMQAFSGGIDAVIFLKPFRRLMWAAWRAGIPLRVATGFRWQSVLANRWIYEHRSSFQKHESDCNVEMLKGLRLTPLPVAAPALQLTEVERADGGRRWGGAALPRVVIHPGGVSARHWRPAHYRDLAKTLAQQGYAVVLTGSQVERDQFQSEALDDIVLHPEINNLMGQLAIRELMAVIGAAHVVVSGATGPAHLAAALHVPTVSLFDPRQNNSPTRWKPLGRGVLLRPDVPTCEKCIGEACAYWDCLDRFSVEDIAARLGAVVRSAQPLTIHHI from the coding sequence ATGAATGTACTGATCGTGCGTCCCGACGGGATCGGGGATTTGGTGCTCTCGCTTCCTGTTGCGACGCAATTGCGACAATTGATACCCGGAGTTCGCATCGGGGTGCTGGCGAATCCCGTGGCGGCGCCGATCTTGGAGCACCATTCCGATATCGATTATGTGCGAACGGTTTCCTTGCAGGCGTCGATACCCGACATGATGCAAGCTTTTTCCGGCGGGATCGATGCGGTCATTTTTCTCAAGCCGTTTCGGCGCTTGATGTGGGCGGCGTGGCGGGCCGGCATTCCGCTTCGCGTGGCCACTGGCTTTCGATGGCAGAGCGTGTTGGCGAATCGCTGGATCTATGAACACCGAAGCAGTTTTCAGAAGCATGAGTCGGACTGCAATGTGGAGATGCTCAAGGGGCTGCGGCTGACGCCGTTACCGGTGGCGGCGCCTGCGCTTCAACTCACCGAGGTGGAGCGAGCCGATGGGGGTCGACGATGGGGCGGCGCTGCATTGCCGCGAGTCGTCATCCATCCCGGTGGTGTGTCGGCCAGGCATTGGCGACCAGCGCATTATCGGGATCTTGCCAAAACGTTGGCGCAGCAAGGGTATGCGGTGGTGTTGACTGGCAGCCAGGTCGAACGCGATCAATTCCAGAGCGAGGCGTTGGACGATATCGTCCTCCACCCCGAGATCAACAATCTCATGGGGCAACTCGCCATTCGGGAGTTAATGGCGGTGATCGGGGCTGCTCATGTAGTGGTATCTGGCGCAACCGGCCCAGCCCATCTCGCTGCCGCGTTGCATGTACCCACGGTGAGTCTGTTTGATCCGCGCCAAAACAATTCACCGACGCGTTGGAAGCCTTTGGGTCGGGGCGTGCTGCTTCGTCCGGATGTGCCGACCTGTGAAAAATGTATCGGCGAGGCCTGCGCGTATTGGGATTGTCTCGATCGATTTTCCGTTGAGGATATCGCCGCTCGACTCGGTGCCGTGGTTCGATCCGCCCAGCCGTTAACGATTCACCATATCTAG
- a CDS encoding glycosyltransferase family 9 protein, with translation MTAEPQRILLIKPSSLGDIVHAMPVVAAFKQRWPSAHLTWLVKRQWAEIVQRIEGVDAVWAVDPSLGSWVGQAMALRAQRFDLVVDLQGLLRSALVGRMTGCAQRVGFAHGREGSPWLYSHRVAVPTPEMHAVDRYLLIAAAVGAPVENEPQFRFRLLSQDVTALRELFRRKGIDLDAPWVAMNVSARWQTKRWPAASFAAVATQLAARGIGPLVVIGGPDEREASGLMRSLTACPVVDLTGETPIGLLPALLSKACILITNDSGPMHVAAAVGRPVVSIFGPTSAVRTGPYGAGHTVLTHDLPCRPCFSRVCRNAVPMECLESITPEQVVAAVVSQQSCRAVSR, from the coding sequence ATGACGGCTGAGCCTCAACGGATTCTTCTGATCAAGCCGAGCTCGCTGGGCGATATCGTCCATGCGATGCCGGTGGTGGCCGCGTTCAAACAGCGCTGGCCGTCAGCGCATCTGACCTGGTTGGTGAAGCGCCAATGGGCTGAGATCGTGCAGCGAATCGAAGGCGTCGATGCCGTGTGGGCGGTCGATCCCAGTCTGGGGTCGTGGGTTGGTCAAGCCATGGCACTACGGGCCCAGCGGTTTGATCTGGTTGTCGATCTGCAAGGACTCTTGCGCAGTGCGCTCGTGGGCCGGATGACCGGATGCGCTCAACGAGTGGGATTTGCTCACGGGCGCGAAGGGAGTCCGTGGCTGTATTCGCACCGTGTGGCTGTGCCGACGCCTGAGATGCACGCGGTGGATCGGTATCTGCTGATTGCGGCGGCTGTCGGTGCGCCTGTGGAGAACGAGCCGCAATTTCGGTTTCGATTGCTGTCTCAAGATGTGACGGCGCTGCGGGAGCTGTTCAGGCGTAAGGGAATCGATCTGGATGCGCCGTGGGTGGCCATGAATGTTTCAGCGCGCTGGCAGACGAAACGCTGGCCGGCCGCCTCGTTTGCCGCCGTGGCGACTCAATTGGCGGCGCGCGGCATCGGACCGCTGGTGGTGATCGGCGGGCCCGACGAACGGGAGGCAAGCGGTCTCATGCGGAGTCTGACGGCCTGTCCGGTGGTCGATCTGACCGGCGAGACCCCGATTGGATTGTTGCCTGCTTTGTTGTCGAAAGCCTGCATATTGATCACGAACGATTCAGGGCCGATGCATGTGGCCGCGGCAGTGGGGAGGCCGGTGGTGTCGATCTTCGGGCCAACCAGTGCGGTGCGTACCGGTCCTTACGGAGCAGGGCATACCGTCTTGACTCATGATCTGCCTTGTCGTCCCTGCTTCAGTCGCGTCTGCCGCAATGCGGTGCCGATGGAATGTCTCGAATCAATCACTCCTGAACAGGTCGTGGCGGCTGTTGTGTCTCAACAGTCCTGCCGTGCGGTGTCACGATGA
- the waaF gene encoding lipopolysaccharide heptosyltransferase II: MRNESPSRILVRAPNWIGDAVMCEPALRGLRARFPSAEVTLLAKPAIAELFIAYPGIDRRLVYDDRGIHAGLSGKWALAGLLRRHQFDLAVLFQNAFEAALITWLAGIRRRYGYVTDGRAFLLTDPVARPDRATLVHQVHYYWDLLKPLGVNGLPSVPALAVSENETRAMDERLRDLGIGPDDLVVGVNPGSTYGGAKRWLPERYAEAALRVCRQIEQQRGRPVSVVILGAKGEEVLGHSVADRLTVRSAVLSGRTNIRELMAATKRCSILLTNDTGPMHLAAAFAVPVVAVFGPTDWKTTAPYRQEASIVRQPVDCAPCLLRECPIDHRCMTGVTVEMVTQAAVKQLQADKQTRSNLTNDSSDGQASDVCQPAALAVCLAGVTVFLDRDGTLNPDPGYIGSPDQFELFPGVAAALARLTRAGARLVVVTNQSGVGRGLFSSASLDAIHAKLRRLLHDAGASLDAIYVCPHHPDDRCRCRKPETGMVDQAVRELGIDLSRSYLIGDHAKDMELAKRVGVKRVWVTTSEHGAGAPSESGNDAAVVASSLDEAVTWILADAAKSGKGQDELETREGQHS; this comes from the coding sequence GTGCGTAACGAATCGCCCTCGCGAATTCTGGTGCGGGCGCCGAATTGGATCGGCGATGCGGTGATGTGCGAGCCGGCTTTGCGCGGGCTGCGCGCGCGCTTTCCCAGCGCGGAGGTCACGTTGCTGGCGAAGCCGGCCATTGCCGAGCTGTTCATTGCCTATCCGGGCATCGATCGCCGGTTGGTCTACGATGATCGAGGGATTCATGCGGGGCTGTCAGGGAAATGGGCGCTGGCGGGTCTGCTGCGCCGGCATCAGTTTGATCTGGCGGTGTTGTTCCAGAATGCCTTTGAAGCGGCGCTGATCACGTGGCTTGCCGGTATCCGCCGCCGTTACGGGTATGTCACCGACGGCCGCGCGTTTTTGCTGACCGATCCCGTCGCGCGGCCAGACCGCGCCACGCTCGTGCATCAAGTCCACTACTATTGGGACCTGTTGAAACCGCTCGGTGTGAACGGTTTGCCGTCTGTCCCAGCGTTGGCGGTCTCGGAGAACGAAACGCGTGCGATGGATGAACGGTTGAGGGATCTTGGCATAGGGCCGGACGATCTGGTTGTCGGCGTGAATCCTGGTTCAACCTACGGCGGCGCGAAGCGATGGCTACCGGAACGATATGCGGAGGCTGCGCTGCGGGTCTGTCGCCAGATCGAACAGCAACGGGGGCGGCCGGTCTCCGTGGTGATTCTCGGGGCGAAGGGCGAAGAGGTGTTGGGCCATTCGGTGGCAGATCGCCTCACGGTACGGTCAGCCGTGCTGTCGGGGCGGACGAATATTCGGGAACTGATGGCGGCGACCAAACGCTGCAGTATTTTACTGACCAACGATACCGGGCCGATGCACCTGGCGGCGGCGTTTGCGGTGCCGGTGGTGGCCGTGTTCGGTCCCACCGATTGGAAAACCACGGCGCCATACAGGCAGGAGGCGTCGATTGTCCGGCAGCCGGTCGATTGCGCGCCCTGTCTGTTGCGGGAGTGCCCCATTGATCATCGCTGTATGACCGGGGTGACGGTGGAGATGGTCACGCAGGCAGCAGTGAAACAATTACAAGCTGACAAGCAGACGAGGTCCAATCTGACAAATGATTCGTCTGATGGCCAGGCTTCGGACGTCTGTCAGCCTGCAGCCCTGGCAGTCTGTCTTGCTGGTGTTACCGTCTTCTTGGATCGTGACGGGACGCTGAATCCGGATCCCGGGTACATCGGGTCCCCTGACCAGTTCGAATTGTTTCCCGGTGTTGCCGCGGCGCTCGCCAGACTGACGCGCGCGGGCGCTCGACTGGTGGTGGTGACGAATCAATCGGGAGTCGGCCGCGGGTTATTTTCTTCCGCTAGCCTTGATGCAATTCATGCGAAGCTTCGTCGATTGTTGCATGACGCCGGGGCATCATTGGATGCGATCTATGTGTGTCCGCATCATCCGGACGATCGTTGTCGCTGCCGGAAGCCTGAGACGGGGATGGTTGACCAGGCGGTGCGTGAACTGGGGATCGATCTGTCCCGATCCTATCTCATCGGGGACCATGCCAAAGATATGGAGTTGGCCAAACGGGTGGGTGTGAAGCGCGTGTGGGTGACAACCAGCGAGCATGGAGCAGGGGCCCCGTCCGAGTCCGGCAATGATGCGGCAGTGGTCGCATCGTCGCTGGATGAGGCTGTGACGTGGATTTTGGCCGATGCAGCGAAGAGCGGGAAAGGGCAAGACGAGCTGGAAACGCGAGAGGGGCAACACTCGTGA
- the lpxK gene encoding tetraacyldisaccharide 4'-kinase, whose amino-acid sequence MAFLRPGDPIRSWLGGPAFLYGLAVRARMWAYDQGWQKPARLPCRVMSVGNLTVGGTGKTPMVILLTEWLQAQGHRVAVLSRGYKRTSTAAQVLVSDGERVLVGPAEAGDEPYLIANRCPKAIVAVGADRATVGRWLLDRWPVDWIVLDDAFQHRALYRDLDVVLIDAMDATGLDGLLPAGRLREPLAGLGRADAVVITRADSERDVAAVHARLQAAMTGHPVQAEVIFRPDEVVSVTTGVRHAADWCVGKKAWLVSGIGNSESFRRLAMENGLQVCGETAFADHYVYRSEDVDRLRLQATRSNVEMVLTTEKDAGKLAPLLRPEDSWWAVRLRADVRRGQDALHRLLSDVSDASKSQGDVRA is encoded by the coding sequence GTGGCATTCCTGCGTCCCGGCGATCCGATTCGTTCCTGGCTGGGCGGCCCAGCCTTTCTGTACGGACTGGCGGTTCGCGCCAGGATGTGGGCGTATGATCAAGGATGGCAGAAGCCGGCACGATTGCCCTGCCGAGTGATGAGTGTCGGAAACCTGACGGTCGGCGGAACGGGGAAAACCCCGATGGTGATTCTGTTGACGGAGTGGCTGCAGGCGCAGGGGCACCGGGTCGCGGTGCTGAGTCGAGGCTACAAGCGGACGTCGACGGCGGCGCAGGTATTGGTGTCGGACGGGGAGCGAGTCTTGGTCGGTCCGGCAGAGGCCGGCGATGAGCCCTATCTCATTGCAAACCGCTGTCCCAAGGCCATTGTCGCAGTCGGGGCGGATCGCGCAACGGTCGGACGATGGCTGCTCGACCGATGGCCGGTGGACTGGATCGTGCTCGACGATGCCTTTCAGCATCGCGCCCTGTACCGTGACCTTGATGTGGTATTGATTGATGCGATGGATGCGACAGGATTGGATGGCTTATTGCCGGCCGGGCGCCTCCGTGAGCCGTTGGCCGGACTCGGACGTGCGGACGCGGTCGTCATCACCCGGGCCGACTCCGAGCGGGATGTGGCCGCCGTGCACGCCCGATTGCAGGCGGCCATGACAGGACACCCGGTCCAGGCAGAGGTGATCTTCAGGCCGGACGAAGTGGTGTCGGTCACGACCGGCGTGCGGCATGCGGCAGACTGGTGTGTGGGAAAGAAGGCCTGGCTGGTCAGCGGGATCGGCAACAGCGAGTCCTTCCGCCGGTTGGCGATGGAGAATGGGCTACAGGTATGTGGCGAGACCGCGTTCGCAGACCATTACGTGTATCGGAGCGAAGACGTTGATCGTCTGCGTCTTCAGGCAACACGATCTAACGTCGAGATGGTGCTCACGACCGAAAAGGATGCCGGGAAACTCGCGCCACTGTTGAGGCCTGAGGATTCCTGGTGGGCCGTGCGGCTGCGGGCCGATGTCAGGCGCGGGCAGGATGCGCTCCATCGCTTGTTGTCCGATGTCTCGGATGCGTCAAAGTCCCAGGGAGACGTGCGTGCGTAA
- a CDS encoding 3-deoxy-D-manno-octulosonic acid transferase: MWRLLYNILLILATPIILCILLAKKRCRRGLLDRFGLRIRPVLEPSGERRPLIWIHAVSLGEVVAVTPLVKELHRNHPDHRLIVSTVTETGREAVEQRLAGIAEHRYAPLDVPWAVSRAIVQWQPVLYAFVETELWPNLLWTLRDRQVPTVMVNGRLSSRSFARQHIAGLISFYRSVLRSLTLCLMQSERDVQRIVALGADAERVHRTGNIKFDQPLPMMAADTSLRTELGLREGESLVLAGSTHAGEEEALVAAYRQIVVTHPHTVLMLAPRHIERAADVVTMVQGAGLPVQRKSRLESVGSGARVIILDTRGELARAYHEATVAFVGGTLIPVGGHNLLEPAVWGKPVLFGPYTDHCAEIATLLLESGGAVRVSGADDLARTVCAWLEDSSARRQVGAAARRTVSDNQGALRRSVELIEACISQAQSSSFRSVGSGPQPVIARP, from the coding sequence ATGTGGCGACTGCTCTACAACATTCTTCTTATACTGGCTACGCCGATCATCCTTTGCATTCTGCTCGCCAAAAAGCGGTGCCGGAGGGGTTTGCTCGACCGGTTCGGGTTGCGCATCAGGCCGGTTCTGGAGCCATCCGGTGAGCGGCGCCCCCTGATCTGGATTCATGCCGTCTCGCTGGGTGAAGTGGTGGCGGTCACGCCATTGGTGAAAGAACTGCATCGCAACCATCCCGATCACCGGCTGATCGTCTCGACGGTAACGGAAACGGGGCGCGAGGCTGTTGAACAACGATTGGCCGGGATTGCCGAACATCGCTACGCCCCGCTCGACGTTCCCTGGGCCGTGTCCCGTGCGATCGTACAGTGGCAGCCGGTACTCTATGCGTTTGTCGAGACCGAACTCTGGCCGAATCTCTTATGGACCTTGCGGGACCGGCAGGTGCCGACTGTCATGGTGAATGGACGGTTGTCGTCGCGGTCGTTTGCCCGGCAGCATATCGCCGGGCTCATTTCATTCTATCGCTCGGTGCTGCGGTCGCTCACGCTCTGTCTCATGCAGTCGGAGCGTGATGTGCAGCGGATCGTGGCCCTGGGGGCCGACGCCGAACGGGTCCATAGGACCGGCAACATCAAGTTCGATCAGCCTCTACCGATGATGGCGGCCGATACGTCGTTGCGTACTGAGTTGGGCCTGCGGGAAGGCGAGTCACTCGTTCTCGCCGGGAGCACGCATGCGGGCGAGGAGGAGGCGCTGGTTGCGGCCTATCGGCAGATCGTCGTCACCCATCCTCATACCGTTCTCATGCTTGCCCCGCGCCATATCGAGCGGGCCGCCGATGTCGTGACGATGGTTCAGGGGGCGGGTTTGCCGGTGCAGCGCAAGAGCCGGCTTGAATCAGTTGGATCCGGGGCGCGAGTCATCATTCTCGATACGCGCGGTGAATTGGCCCGGGCCTATCATGAGGCGACAGTGGCCTTTGTCGGCGGCACCCTGATTCCCGTGGGCGGGCATAATTTGCTGGAGCCGGCCGTCTGGGGAAAGCCGGTCCTCTTTGGTCCCTATACGGACCACTGTGCGGAAATCGCGACGCTCCTTTTGGAATCCGGCGGTGCCGTTCGAGTATCCGGTGCGGACGATCTTGCGCGCACGGTTTGCGCGTGGCTGGAGGATTCGTCGGCCCGTCGCCAGGTCGGGGCGGCCGCACGCCGGACCGTGTCGGATAATCAGGGGGCGTTGCGGCGGAGTGTGGAGTTGATCGAAGCCTGTATCTCTCAGGCGCAGTCTTCTTCTTTCCGGTCTGTCGGTTCTGGACCGCAGCCGGTGATTGCGAGGCCGTGA
- a CDS encoding lysophospholipid acyltransferase family protein — MNSNDVTKVPIKKQIEKWVKFSLLPPLGALVIRGIKGSMRLEQRGYEPVDALYREKRSIILAFWHAQQLMIPFGYRGPGSHVLISQHGDGEIIARIIARFGHEAVRGSSTRGGAGALRSLIKLGRSGKDVVVTPDGPKGPRQVAKLGVIQLAKATGLPIVPLGFACSKKNSSRAGIASWSRIRFHAVPFSGEPRSGCRVRQMTPRLRPLVSNWNRP; from the coding sequence ATGAATAGTAACGACGTCACAAAAGTTCCGATAAAAAAGCAGATCGAAAAGTGGGTCAAGTTTTCTCTGCTGCCTCCGCTCGGAGCTCTGGTCATCCGTGGAATCAAGGGAAGTATGCGGCTTGAGCAGCGCGGCTATGAGCCGGTGGATGCGTTGTATCGAGAGAAGCGGTCCATCATTCTGGCCTTCTGGCATGCCCAACAGCTGATGATTCCCTTCGGGTATCGCGGGCCTGGATCGCATGTGCTGATCAGTCAGCATGGCGACGGAGAAATCATCGCCCGCATCATCGCCCGGTTCGGTCATGAGGCCGTGCGCGGGTCGAGTACCCGCGGCGGCGCCGGGGCGCTGCGCTCGCTCATTAAGCTGGGGCGGTCGGGCAAAGATGTCGTCGTGACGCCGGATGGTCCCAAGGGCCCGCGGCAGGTGGCCAAGTTAGGCGTCATTCAATTGGCGAAAGCCACGGGGCTCCCGATTGTCCCTCTCGGCTTCGCCTGCTCAAAAAAAAACTCTTCTCGAGCTGGGATCGCTTCATGGTCCCGTATCCGTTTTCACGCGGTGCCTTTCTCTGGGGAACCCCGATCTGGGTGTCGCGTGAGGCAGATGACGCCGCGCTTGAGGCCGCTCGTGTCGAATTGGAATCGACCTTAA